The proteins below come from a single Alligator mississippiensis isolate rAllMis1 chromosome 2, rAllMis1, whole genome shotgun sequence genomic window:
- the CASP6 gene encoding caspase-6, translating into MAGAGPQRGAGQIQVDSHPTFQAEDKNIIEKDSLDKRQQLDPAAQYKMNHKRRGLALIFNHERFNWHLTLPDRRGTFADKENLKRSLTNLGFEVKCFDDLKVEEVLQNISEVSVDDHSDADCFVCVFLSHGEDDHVYAYDAKIKIQMMTNMFRGDKCPSLVGKPKIFIIQACRGDKHDEAVYVQDAVDYTLEESDNNITEVDAAGVYTLPAGADFLMCYSVAEGYYSHRETINGSWYIQDLCEMVRHYGSSLEFTELLTLVNRKVSHRKVDMCRDHSAIGKKQIPCFASMLTRKLYFPPKSK; encoded by the exons ATGGCGGGTGCAGGGCCGCAGCGCGGTGCAG GGCAGATCCAGGTGGATAGTCACCCAACATTTCAAG CTGAAGATAAAAACATTATAGAAAAAGATTCCCTTGATAAAAG GCAACAGTTAGATCCAGCAGCACAATACAAAATGAACCACAAGAGAAGAGGTCTTGCTTTGATCTTCAATCATGAACGTTTCAACTGGCATTTAACGCTGCCAGATAGACGTGGGACATTTGCAGACAAAGAGAATCTGAAGCGCAG TTTGACAAACCTTGGATTTGAAGTCAAATGCTTTGATGACCTAAAAGTAGAAGAAGTGTTGCAGAACATTTCTGAAG TGTCAGTGGATGACCACAGTGATGCAgactgctttgtgtgtgtgttcctaAGCCATGGTGAAGATGATCATGTGTATGCCTATGATGCTAAAATTAAAATTCAGATGATGACAAACATGTTCCGAGGAGACAAATGCCCAAGCCTAGTAGGAAAACCTAAGATATTTATAATTCAG GCATGTCGTGGAGATAAACACGATGAGGCAGTTTATGTTCAGGATGCAGTGGACTATACTTTAGAAGAGTCAGACAACAACATAACTGAAGTAGATGCAGCTGGTGTCTATACATTACCTGCTGGTGCAGACTTTCTAATGTGCTACTCTGTTGCTGAAG GTTACTATTCTCATCGTGAAACTATAAATGGTTCCTGGTACATTCAAGACTTATGTGAGATGGTGCGACATTATGGTTCGTCCTTGGAGTTCACGGAACTTCTCACTCTGGTTAACAGGAAAGTATCTCATCGCAAAGTAGATATGTGCAGAGACCATAGTGCAATAGGCAAGAAGCAGATTCCTTGTTTTGCTTCCATGCTGACTAGAAAGTTGTACTTTCCTCCAAAATCCAAGTAG